A region of Flavobacterium indicum GPTSA100-9 = DSM 17447 DNA encodes the following proteins:
- a CDS encoding glycosyltransferase family protein: MINKRQIVLNSVAFLILVIIVISCQLLNQNYKFPDSYSYLLACKELYFNFKLNDHRPFLFSLIYGIPLLFTKNIESLFLWSLILNILFWFATINLLYKSLLSFTSPKIAFIASLLFSISIGNIFIIFHLLTETIFTFITILIVYQLINYSKDKEIKPLIYALSVLILACLIKPLSLGIVLICIIFYYNDILKITKSRYSIVLYFSILLFLIQLIGMKVTYGTFTLSYIDNSTYYNYLGTKADCYKNKEVFIQGKNKRVLETKNLSHQEMKKLAKKDFYNQLENNKLNLIKAYFSNLFINSTKGSASVHGCKNINKTSYFDAFQFTFKVISKIQNIFLTLLGILTSFIILYNYKTNTKSILFVAFTILYCIGVSAISTDQGDRFHIILYPLIILQTTNIIIRWKQKFYIP, from the coding sequence ATGATTAATAAAAGGCAAATAGTTCTAAATAGTGTTGCTTTTTTGATTTTAGTAATCATAGTTATTTCATGTCAACTTTTAAATCAAAACTACAAATTTCCAGATAGTTATTCTTATCTTCTTGCTTGTAAGGAATTGTATTTTAATTTTAAATTAAACGATCACAGACCTTTTTTATTTAGTTTAATTTATGGAATTCCATTGCTATTTACTAAAAATATTGAATCCCTTTTCTTGTGGAGTCTAATTTTAAATATCCTTTTTTGGTTTGCAACAATTAACTTATTGTACAAATCATTACTTTCATTTACATCTCCTAAAATAGCTTTTATTGCCTCACTCCTATTTTCAATTAGCATTGGAAATATATTTATCATCTTTCATTTACTTACTGAAACGATTTTTACTTTTATTACAATACTAATTGTATATCAATTAATTAACTATTCAAAAGATAAAGAAATTAAACCTTTAATTTATGCTTTATCAGTGCTTATTTTGGCATGTTTAATTAAGCCATTAAGCTTAGGTATCGTTCTGATTTGTATTATTTTTTACTATAATGACATTTTAAAAATTACTAAAAGTCGATACTCAATTGTTTTATACTTCAGTATTTTACTTTTTTTGATTCAACTAATTGGAATGAAAGTTACCTATGGTACTTTCACTTTGAGTTATATTGATAATTCTACGTATTACAATTATTTGGGAACAAAAGCTGATTGCTATAAAAATAAGGAAGTTTTCATTCAAGGTAAAAACAAGCGTGTGCTAGAAACAAAAAATCTATCACATCAGGAAATGAAAAAATTGGCTAAAAAAGATTTCTATAATCAATTAGAAAACAACAAATTAAATTTAATAAAAGCTTATTTTTCAAATCTTTTTATCAATAGCACCAAAGGAAGTGCTTCGGTTCATGGTTGCAAAAACATAAACAAAACTTCATATTTTGATGCTTTTCAATTTACATTCAAAGTTATTAGTAAAATTCAGAATATTTTTCTAACGTTATTAGGAATACTTACCTCATTTATAATTCTTTACAACTATAAAACTAATACCAAATCAATACTATTTGTTGCTTTCACTATTTTATATTGCATTGGAGTATCTGCAATTTCAACAGACCAAGGCGATCGTTTTCATATCATTTTATACCCGCTTATAATATTACAAACTACTAATATTATAATTCGTTGGAAACAAAAGTTTTATATTCCTTAA
- a CDS encoding DNA topoisomerase IV, with the protein MKNIKISIYLVLSMTLFSCYEQERNCSAFKTGKFSSETTVEGKKYSTTFERNDSMQIENFNNKIDTFSIRWINDCEYILENIKPKNREEKKAVHVKILNTKDLTYNFEYSFVGETKKQKGSVTKM; encoded by the coding sequence GTGAAAAATATTAAAATTAGTATCTATTTAGTTTTATCAATGACATTATTTTCTTGTTACGAACAAGAACGCAATTGTAGTGCTTTTAAAACAGGTAAATTTAGTTCAGAAACCACCGTTGAAGGAAAAAAGTATTCAACTACTTTTGAACGAAATGATTCCATGCAAATTGAAAATTTCAACAATAAAATTGATACTTTTTCTATTCGATGGATTAATGATTGTGAATACATCCTTGAAAACATAAAACCTAAAAATAGAGAAGAAAAAAAAGCGGTACATGTAAAAATACTGAACACCAAAGACTTAACTTATAATTTCGAATATTCATTTGTTGGTGAAACAAAAAAACAAAAAGGTTCTGTAACAAAAATGTAA
- a CDS encoding sugar 3,4-ketoisomerase encodes MKIKLIDIPKITNTKGNIGVIENDTIPFDVKRVYYLFDVPSGAKRGGHAHKKLKQILIAISGSFDVVLKDGKKKEVVTLNRPDKGLLIENNIWRELENFSSGAVCLVLASEVYDEEDYIRSFKEYKTFVSNEL; translated from the coding sequence ATGAAAATTAAACTAATTGATATTCCGAAAATAACCAATACTAAAGGAAATATTGGTGTTATAGAAAACGATACCATTCCATTTGATGTAAAACGGGTCTATTATTTATTTGATGTGCCAAGTGGAGCCAAAAGAGGCGGACATGCGCATAAAAAATTAAAACAAATTTTAATAGCCATTTCAGGTAGTTTTGATGTGGTGTTGAAAGATGGAAAAAAGAAAGAAGTAGTTACTTTAAATAGACCTGATAAAGGATTATTGATTGAAAATAACATTTGGCGCGAATTAGAAAATTTTTCTTCGGGTGCTGTTTGTTTAGTTTTAGCCTCTGAAGTATATGATGAAGAGGATTATATTCGTAGTTTTAAGGAATATAAAACTTTTGTTTCCAACGAATTATAA
- a CDS encoding DNA gyrase/topoisomerase IV subunit A, with amino-acid sequence MSEENQNINPDESQDFIPESQDHSDHSDSITKVTGMYKDWFLDYASYVILERAVPAIEDGFKPVQRRIMHSMKELDDGRYNKVANIIGHTMQYHPHGDASIGDAMVNIGQKDLLIDCQGNWGNILTGDGAAAPRYIEARLSKFAQDVLFSPKVTEWQLSYDGRKNEPIHLPVKFPLLLAQGGEGIAVGLSTKLLPHNFNELIDASIKILKGKPFTIFPDFPTAGIADVSGYNDGMRGGRVRVRAKIAPLDKNTLVITQIPFSTDTTKLIDSILKANEKGKIKIKKIEDNTAAEVEILIHLQPGTSPDKMIDALYAFTDCELSVAPLGCVIENCNRPLFIGVSDMLKISTNRTVNILKRELEIQLDELETKWHFSNLEKIFIREEMYIDFKLYSDRESLYEYLYNRFEPFKKILIRDIVDEDLQKLTQIPMIRITRFDSDKADENIAKLEDEIEQVKHHLANIIDFAIDHFTRLKEKYGKGRERLTELRNFDNIQATKVVLRNQKFYVNREEGFVGMGLKKDEYVGECSDIDDVIVFLRDGKMMISKIDDKKFFGKDIIHVAVFDKNDKRTIYNMIYRDGKSGPSFIKRFNVSGVTRDKEYDLTQEKAGSQVLYFSANPNGEAEVVTILLRQVGSVKKLKWDVDFAEIMIKGRASKGNTVSKYPIKKIELKEKGISTLRPRKVWFDDTVQRLNVDGRGELLGEFKPNDRLLVITQSGKVKTIIPELSTHFEEDMIVLEKWNKNKPISAIYFDGEKDRYYVKRFLVENENKEEIFISEHEKSQLEIVSTDWRPMAEVVFAKVKGVQKENQIVNFEEFIAVKGIKAQGNQLSTDKLKQVNLLDPLPYEEILDEPEAELKEELEEGNDIQDFNIQLDDDGQITLSLD; translated from the coding sequence ATGAGTGAAGAAAATCAAAATATAAACCCAGACGAAAGTCAAGATTTTATACCTGAAAGTCAAGACCATTCTGATCATTCGGATTCCATTACGAAAGTAACAGGAATGTATAAAGATTGGTTCTTGGATTATGCGTCGTATGTAATTTTAGAGCGTGCGGTTCCGGCTATTGAAGACGGATTTAAACCGGTTCAGCGCCGTATCATGCATTCCATGAAAGAGTTAGATGATGGGCGTTACAACAAAGTAGCGAATATCATTGGACACACAATGCAGTATCACCCACACGGTGATGCGAGTATAGGCGATGCTATGGTAAACATTGGACAAAAAGATTTATTAATCGATTGTCAAGGGAACTGGGGTAATATTTTAACAGGTGATGGAGCTGCTGCCCCTCGATATATTGAAGCAAGATTAAGTAAGTTTGCGCAAGATGTGTTGTTCTCTCCAAAAGTAACGGAATGGCAATTGAGTTATGACGGTCGTAAAAATGAACCCATTCATTTACCGGTAAAATTCCCCTTATTGTTGGCTCAAGGCGGAGAAGGGATTGCGGTTGGATTGTCAACGAAGTTGTTACCACACAATTTCAATGAGTTAATAGATGCTTCTATTAAAATTTTGAAAGGAAAACCATTTACCATATTTCCTGATTTTCCAACGGCTGGTATTGCTGATGTTTCGGGGTATAATGACGGTATGCGTGGTGGAAGGGTTCGTGTACGCGCTAAAATTGCACCACTAGATAAAAACACCTTGGTTATTACACAAATTCCTTTTTCTACTGATACCACTAAATTGATTGACAGTATTTTAAAGGCGAATGAAAAAGGTAAAATTAAGATTAAAAAGATAGAAGACAATACGGCTGCTGAGGTAGAAATCTTAATTCATTTGCAACCAGGAACTTCTCCGGATAAAATGATTGATGCCTTGTATGCGTTTACCGATTGTGAATTGTCTGTTGCTCCGTTGGGATGTGTAATCGAAAATTGCAATCGACCTTTGTTTATTGGGGTTTCAGACATGTTGAAAATTTCGACTAATAGAACGGTAAATATCTTAAAGCGCGAATTAGAAATACAATTAGACGAACTCGAAACAAAATGGCATTTTTCTAATTTAGAGAAGATTTTCATTCGAGAAGAAATGTACATCGACTTTAAATTGTACAGTGATAGAGAGTCGTTATACGAGTATTTATACAACCGTTTTGAACCTTTTAAAAAGATTTTAATTCGTGATATAGTTGATGAAGATTTGCAAAAATTGACGCAAATTCCAATGATTCGTATTACACGTTTCGATTCAGACAAAGCCGATGAAAATATCGCTAAATTAGAAGATGAAATCGAACAAGTGAAACATCATTTAGCCAATATTATTGATTTTGCTATTGATCATTTTACACGATTAAAAGAGAAATACGGTAAAGGACGCGAACGCCTAACGGAGTTGCGCAACTTTGATAACATTCAAGCCACAAAAGTAGTTTTACGTAACCAAAAATTCTATGTAAATAGGGAAGAAGGTTTCGTTGGTATGGGCTTGAAGAAAGATGAATATGTGGGCGAATGTTCAGATATTGATGATGTTATTGTTTTTTTACGCGATGGAAAAATGATGATTTCAAAAATAGACGACAAAAAATTCTTTGGAAAAGACATTATTCATGTGGCGGTTTTTGATAAAAACGACAAGCGAACCATTTATAACATGATTTATCGTGATGGTAAGTCGGGTCCTTCCTTTATTAAGCGATTCAATGTTTCAGGGGTAACACGTGATAAAGAATATGATTTAACGCAAGAAAAAGCGGGAAGTCAAGTGCTTTATTTTTCTGCCAATCCAAATGGAGAAGCTGAGGTTGTAACCATATTATTGCGTCAGGTAGGCAGTGTGAAAAAACTGAAATGGGATGTGGATTTTGCTGAAATAATGATTAAAGGTCGTGCCAGTAAAGGAAACACGGTTTCAAAATATCCAATAAAGAAAATTGAATTAAAAGAGAAAGGGATTTCTACGCTACGTCCTAGAAAAGTGTGGTTTGATGATACGGTGCAACGATTAAATGTAGACGGAAGGGGAGAGTTGTTAGGTGAATTTAAGCCGAATGATCGTTTATTGGTTATTACACAGTCAGGTAAAGTAAAAACGATTATACCAGAATTATCGACCCATTTTGAAGAAGACATGATTGTTTTAGAAAAATGGAATAAAAATAAACCTATTTCTGCGATTTATTTTGATGGAGAAAAAGACCGTTATTATGTTAAACGATTTTTAGTAGAAAACGAAAATAAGGAAGAGATTTTTATTTCGGAACATGAAAAATCGCAGTTAGAAATTGTTTCTACCGATTGGCGTCCTATGGCAGAAGTTGTTTTTGCCAAAGTAAAAGGTGTTCAAAAGGAAAATCAGATTGTCAATTTCGAGGAATTCATTGCTGTAAAAGGAATAAAAGCGCAAGGGAATCAATTGAGTACGGATAAATTGAAACAAGTAAATTTATTGGACCCTTTGCCTTATGAAGAAATTTTAGATGAACCTGAAGCTGAACTAAAAGAAGAATTGGAAGAAGGTAATGATATCCAAGATTTCAATATTCAATTGGATGATGACGGACAAATTACGTTGAGTTTGGATTAA
- a CDS encoding glycosyltransferase, whose amino-acid sequence MKILLVGEFSGLHNHLKKGLMAIGHEVTLVNNGDAFKDFPTDISIKAKFFKSKLGNIPRQIWFRLFNYDLALVEHGIRFWWHLSKFKNYDVVQLINEAPIQTTNTLEYLLLKKLFKQNNKVFLLSCGVDSYQVNYMLSKKPKYSVMTPYLENPKVHTKTYAYYFDFINPRFNKITDLIYSNCSGIIATDFDYIDALKDNKKYVGYIPYPLSNSLSNSLSNSNKKVAILLGINTGNAIKKGISYFQEALQIIEEQYPNQVEVLIAQDLPYTVYQTYFKKADIVLDQVYSFDQGYNALEGMLHGKVVFTGAETQFLEYYHLQEDEICINALPNVSYLVEKLSFLIENTSKIDEIGQNAKAFVKKHHDAKIVAQKYLEIYSND is encoded by the coding sequence ATGAAAATACTTTTAGTTGGCGAATTTAGTGGTTTACACAATCATTTAAAAAAAGGATTAATGGCTATTGGCCATGAGGTTACTTTAGTAAATAATGGTGATGCTTTTAAAGATTTTCCAACTGATATTTCTATCAAAGCCAAGTTTTTTAAATCCAAATTAGGTAATATTCCCAGACAAATTTGGTTTCGTTTATTTAATTATGATTTAGCTTTAGTTGAACATGGTATCCGATTTTGGTGGCATTTATCAAAATTCAAGAATTACGATGTCGTTCAATTGATTAATGAAGCTCCAATACAAACAACGAATACTTTAGAATATTTACTCCTTAAAAAGTTATTCAAACAAAACAATAAAGTTTTCTTGTTAAGTTGTGGAGTAGATTCCTATCAAGTTAATTATATGTTGAGTAAAAAACCGAAATACTCGGTGATGACTCCCTATTTAGAAAATCCGAAAGTTCATACTAAGACATATGCTTATTATTTTGATTTTATTAATCCAAGATTCAATAAAATAACAGATTTAATTTATTCGAATTGTTCGGGAATTATAGCTACTGATTTTGATTATATCGATGCTTTAAAAGACAATAAAAAATATGTAGGTTATATTCCGTATCCACTATCAAATTCACTATCAAATTCACTATCAAATTCAAATAAAAAAGTAGCAATACTCTTAGGTATAAATACAGGTAATGCAATAAAAAAAGGCATTTCGTATTTTCAAGAAGCTTTACAAATTATTGAAGAACAATACCCAAATCAAGTTGAAGTTTTAATAGCACAAGATTTACCTTATACTGTATATCAAACGTATTTTAAAAAAGCGGATATAGTATTGGACCAAGTCTATTCATTTGATCAAGGTTATAATGCTTTAGAAGGGATGTTACATGGTAAAGTTGTTTTCACTGGTGCTGAAACTCAATTCTTAGAATATTATCATTTACAAGAAGATGAAATTTGCATAAATGCTTTACCAAATGTATCTTATTTAGTAGAAAAACTTTCTTTTTTAATTGAAAACACGTCAAAAATTGATGAAATTGGGCAAAATGCAAAAGCATTTGTTAAAAAACATCATGATGCAAAAATAGTTGCTCAAAAATATTTAGAAATCTATTCAAATGATTAA
- a CDS encoding DUF6095 family protein, translating into MTNKLVLYKGIRYLAFALPLLFLGPVFLNSCFKNQGHPLYPYLLVLAILVCIYAVYLGFKGVKTIVSSMFDK; encoded by the coding sequence ATGACTAATAAATTAGTTTTATACAAAGGTATTCGCTACTTGGCTTTTGCATTACCTCTTTTATTTTTAGGTCCTGTTTTTTTAAACAGTTGCTTTAAAAATCAAGGGCATCCTTTGTATCCCTATCTTCTTGTACTTGCAATTTTAGTATGTATTTATGCCGTTTATCTTGGTTTTAAAGGAGTAAAAACTATTGTAAGTAGTATGTTTGACAAATAA
- a CDS encoding DNA topoisomerase IV subunit B, which produces MLEELNPNQYTEDNIRSLDWQEHIRIRPGMYIGKLGDGSTPDDGIYILVKEVIDNCIDEFAMGAGKTIEVTIKDRLVTVRDYGRGIPLGKVVDVVSKMNTGGKYDSKAFKKSIGLNGVGTKAVNALSNYFRVESVRDNQQKAAEFSAGVLTLEEDLVETTKRRGTKVSFIADETIFKNYKYRNEYVEKMLRNYTYLNRGLTLYYNGDKFYSEFGLKDLLEDNITAEDMVYPVIHLEGDDIEIALTHSKSQYSEEYYSFVNGQNTTQGGTHLGAFREGVVRTLKEFYNKNFEASDIRKSIVAAIAVKVEEPVFESQTKTKLGSTDMGPKGPSVRTFVNDFIKTKLDNFLHKNPEIADQLLRKILQAERERKELSGIRKLAKERAKKASLHNKKLRDCRVHLTDVKNPRYLESTLFITEGDSASGSITKSRDVNTQAVFSLRGKPLNSYGMTKKIVYENEEFNLLQAALDIEEDYENLRYNNIVIATDADVDGMHIRLLLITFFLQFFPELIKEGHLYILQTPLFRVRNKKETIYCYSDEERINAIEKLKPKPEITRFKGLGEISPDEFKHFIGQDIRLDPVMLDKAMSIEKLLEFYMGKNTPDRQDFIINNLKVELDTAEELLGS; this is translated from the coding sequence ATGTTAGAAGAATTGAATCCAAATCAATACACCGAAGATAATATTCGATCGCTTGATTGGCAAGAACACATCCGAATTCGTCCGGGTATGTACATTGGAAAATTAGGTGACGGTTCCACTCCTGATGATGGTATTTATATCTTAGTCAAAGAAGTTATCGATAACTGTATCGATGAGTTTGCTATGGGGGCAGGTAAAACCATTGAAGTGACTATCAAAGACCGATTAGTGACTGTACGCGATTATGGTCGTGGTATTCCATTAGGAAAAGTGGTTGATGTTGTTTCTAAAATGAATACCGGTGGTAAATACGACTCCAAAGCTTTTAAAAAATCAATCGGATTAAATGGTGTAGGTACCAAGGCAGTTAATGCACTTTCTAATTATTTCCGAGTAGAATCGGTTCGAGATAACCAACAAAAAGCAGCTGAATTTTCGGCAGGGGTTTTAACACTTGAAGAAGATTTAGTAGAAACAACTAAACGAAGAGGTACAAAAGTTTCTTTTATTGCCGACGAAACCATTTTTAAAAACTACAAATACCGAAATGAGTATGTAGAGAAAATGCTTCGTAATTATACCTATTTGAATAGAGGACTAACCTTGTATTACAATGGCGATAAGTTTTATTCTGAGTTTGGATTAAAAGATTTGTTGGAAGACAATATCACTGCTGAAGATATGGTGTATCCAGTAATTCATTTGGAAGGCGATGATATTGAAATTGCTTTAACACACAGTAAATCACAATATTCAGAAGAATACTATTCTTTTGTAAACGGACAAAACACGACGCAAGGGGGTACGCATTTAGGTGCTTTTCGTGAAGGGGTGGTACGTACTTTAAAAGAATTTTATAATAAAAATTTTGAAGCGTCAGATATACGAAAATCAATTGTAGCGGCAATTGCTGTTAAAGTTGAAGAACCCGTTTTTGAATCGCAAACTAAAACAAAACTAGGTTCAACGGATATGGGGCCTAAGGGACCATCTGTTCGTACGTTTGTAAATGATTTTATCAAAACGAAGTTGGACAATTTCTTGCATAAAAATCCGGAAATTGCTGACCAATTGCTTCGTAAAATTTTACAAGCTGAACGTGAGCGTAAGGAATTGTCGGGTATTCGAAAATTAGCGAAAGAGCGTGCTAAAAAAGCCAGTTTACATAATAAAAAATTACGCGATTGTAGGGTACATTTAACAGATGTGAAGAATCCAAGGTATTTAGAAAGTACACTATTTATTACCGAAGGAGATTCGGCATCTGGTTCTATTACGAAATCACGTGATGTCAATACGCAAGCGGTTTTCTCTCTACGTGGTAAACCCTTGAATTCATACGGTATGACTAAGAAAATTGTGTATGAAAACGAAGAATTCAACTTATTACAAGCGGCTTTAGATATTGAAGAAGATTACGAAAACTTAAGATACAACAACATTGTAATTGCTACCGATGCCGATGTCGACGGGATGCACATTCGTTTGTTGTTGATTACGTTTTTCTTGCAGTTTTTCCCAGAATTAATCAAAGAAGGACATTTGTATATATTACAAACGCCTTTATTCCGTGTACGTAATAAGAAAGAGACCATTTATTGTTATTCAGATGAAGAACGTATAAATGCGATTGAAAAGTTAAAGCCAAAACCAGAAATTACACGATTCAAAGGATTGGGAGAAATTTCACCCGATGAGTTCAAGCATTTTATTGGTCAAGATATTCGTTTAGATCCTGTGATGTTAGATAAAGCGATGTCGATTGAAAAATTATTAGAATTCTATATGGGTAAAAATACCCCAGACCGACAAGATTTTATTATCAATAACTTGAAAGTAGAGTTGGATACGGCTGAGGAGTTGTTGGGGAGTTAG
- a CDS encoding glycosyltransferase produces MNTKPLKIALATVTLSDGGAERCAALLSNFFVAKGIEVHHLVFAGKVDYEYSGTLVHFEKLKDESNSIWSRWKRFWAIRNYCKQEQFDFILDFRTKERFWQEVLLHHLVYDHLIQTIHSIKIDSYIPKSSWKAWLLYHKAKAMITVSDSILAKVENQYYNKHLFTIYNPIDLDYFETKAKESVPFQHQFIVAAGSMNQNIKQFDKLIEIYSKSNLPKQNIHLIILGEGDLKASYIQLAHNLYLNDKIHFLGHVNNPFSYFKNALFGVSTSKYEGLPMVLLETLACGTPVVSWNYESGPSEIIQDRHNGLLVLNQDTNAMVEAFHAMIEDKELYLRCKSNSKTSIRDFSIDKIGATWMKLFEKLQKQHEN; encoded by the coding sequence ATGAATACAAAACCACTAAAAATTGCCCTTGCAACTGTAACATTATCTGATGGTGGTGCCGAACGTTGTGCGGCTCTTTTATCGAACTTTTTTGTGGCAAAAGGTATAGAAGTGCACCATCTTGTTTTTGCTGGTAAAGTGGATTATGAATACAGTGGAACTCTTGTTCATTTTGAAAAATTAAAAGACGAATCTAATAGTATTTGGAGTCGATGGAAACGTTTTTGGGCAATTCGGAACTATTGTAAGCAAGAACAATTTGATTTTATACTCGATTTTAGAACCAAAGAACGTTTTTGGCAAGAAGTGTTATTGCATCATTTGGTGTATGATCATTTAATTCAAACCATACATAGTATCAAAATTGATTCCTATATTCCCAAATCCAGTTGGAAAGCATGGTTGCTTTATCATAAAGCCAAAGCCATGATTACTGTTTCCGATAGTATTCTTGCCAAAGTAGAAAATCAATATTACAACAAACATTTGTTTACGATTTATAATCCCATTGATTTAGATTATTTTGAAACAAAAGCGAAGGAATCAGTTCCTTTTCAGCATCAATTTATAGTTGCTGCAGGTAGTATGAACCAAAATATAAAGCAATTTGATAAATTAATTGAAATCTATTCTAAATCTAATTTACCAAAACAAAATATCCATTTGATAATATTAGGAGAAGGCGATTTGAAAGCAAGTTATATTCAATTGGCTCACAACTTATATTTGAATGATAAAATTCATTTTTTAGGTCATGTTAATAATCCGTTTTCATATTTTAAGAATGCTTTATTTGGAGTTTCCACCAGTAAATATGAAGGTTTGCCAATGGTTTTGTTAGAAACATTAGCCTGTGGTACACCTGTTGTTTCATGGAATTATGAATCGGGTCCCAGCGAAATTATTCAGGATCGACATAATGGATTATTGGTTTTAAATCAGGATACCAATGCAATGGTAGAGGCTTTTCATGCAATGATTGAAGATAAAGAACTATATTTACGTTGTAAAAGCAATTCAAAAACTAGTATTCGAGATTTTTCAATTGATAAAATTGGAGCAACTTGGATGAAATTATTTGAAAAATTACAAAAACAGCATGAAAATTAA
- the murQ gene encoding N-acetylmuramic acid 6-phosphate etherase produces MSFTKTTEQASKYEHLEQMSVNELLTNINNEDKLVPLAVEKALPQIEKLISIVVEKMKNGGRLFYIGAGTSGRLGIVDASECPPTFGVPFDLVIGIIAGGDTAIRKAVEFAEDDKMQAWKDLQEWNINEKDVVIGIAASGTTPYVIGGLEQCKQNNITTGGITCNAGSPLALVPDYPIEVVVGPEFVTGSSRMKAGTAQKLVLNMISTATMIQLGRVKGNKMVDMQLSNVKLIDRGVRMIMSEIPVDYEIAAELLKKYGSVRKAVENYTN; encoded by the coding sequence ATGTCGTTTACTAAAACAACGGAACAAGCATCAAAGTATGAACATTTAGAACAAATGTCTGTTAATGAGTTATTAACCAACATTAATAATGAAGATAAATTAGTTCCGTTAGCCGTAGAAAAAGCATTACCTCAAATTGAAAAATTAATTTCAATTGTGGTAGAAAAGATGAAAAATGGCGGACGATTGTTTTATATTGGTGCGGGCACTTCGGGTAGATTAGGAATAGTAGATGCCTCTGAATGTCCACCAACCTTTGGCGTTCCATTTGATTTAGTAATTGGGATAATTGCCGGAGGTGATACTGCCATAAGAAAAGCAGTTGAATTTGCAGAAGACGACAAAATGCAGGCTTGGAAAGATTTACAAGAATGGAACATCAATGAAAAAGATGTCGTAATTGGAATTGCTGCTTCAGGAACTACACCCTATGTTATTGGTGGATTAGAACAATGTAAACAAAATAACATCACAACAGGAGGAATTACTTGTAATGCTGGAAGTCCATTAGCCTTGGTACCCGATTATCCTATTGAAGTTGTGGTTGGTCCAGAATTTGTAACTGGCAGTAGTAGAATGAAAGCAGGAACAGCACAAAAACTGGTGTTAAACATGATTTCAACTGCCACTATGATACAGTTAGGAAGAGTTAAGGGTAACAAAATGGTAGATATGCAATTGAGCAATGTAAAACTTATTGATCGTGGCGTGCGTATGATCATGAGTGAAATACCTGTAGATTATGAAATTGCAGCTGAATTATTGAAAAAATACGGCAGCGTAAGAAAAGCTGTTGAAAACTATACTAACTAA
- a CDS encoding TerC family protein, which produces MEILSNPNAWVALLTLTFLEIILGIDNIVFLSIVSGKLKEEDQPKARRIGLLLAMAFRIILLFGITWVMSLKDSFFDFDWSFVSGGISGQSLIVFGGGLFLLYKSVSEIHHKLEGEEEATAGKASNSLASAVIQIALLNIVFSFDSILTAVGLVSAAPAPAGFGPAGALEIMIAAIVISIVIMLIFAGPVSKFVNEHPTIQILGLSFLILIGVMLLAEGSHLASIKFFGETEVHSIPKGYLYFAIFFSLFVEFLNLRMKKNARKPVQLHNSKIADSKLTDDDLMN; this is translated from the coding sequence ATGGAAATTTTATCAAATCCAAATGCTTGGGTAGCTTTATTAACCCTAACTTTTTTAGAAATTATTTTAGGTATTGACAACATTGTTTTCTTGTCTATTGTTTCTGGTAAATTAAAAGAAGAAGACCAACCAAAAGCACGAAGAATTGGTTTATTATTAGCCATGGCTTTTCGTATTATTTTATTATTTGGTATTACTTGGGTAATGAGTTTAAAAGATTCCTTCTTTGATTTTGATTGGAGTTTTGTTTCAGGTGGAATTTCCGGGCAAAGTTTAATTGTTTTTGGAGGTGGATTGTTTTTATTGTATAAATCCGTTTCAGAAATTCACCATAAATTAGAAGGTGAAGAAGAAGCTACTGCTGGAAAAGCAAGTAATTCATTAGCTTCAGCCGTAATTCAGATTGCTCTTTTAAATATCGTTTTCTCGTTTGACAGTATTTTAACTGCTGTTGGTTTAGTTAGTGCCGCGCCTGCTCCTGCTGGTTTTGGTCCTGCTGGTGCTTTAGAAATTATGATTGCAGCAATTGTAATTTCAATTGTAATTATGTTAATTTTTGCTGGTCCGGTTTCTAAATTTGTAAACGAACACCCAACTATTCAAATTTTAGGATTATCATTCTTAATCTTAATTGGTGTAATGTTATTAGCAGAAGGTTCTCACTTGGCTTCTATTAAATTCTTCGGAGAAACGGAAGTACATAGTATTCCAAAAGGGTATCTATATTTTGCTATTTTCTTCTCTTTATTTGTAGAATTTTTAAATTTAAGAATGAAGAAAAATGCTAGAAAACCAGTACAATTACACAATAGTAAAATTGCTGATTCTAAATTAACTGATGATGATTTAATGAATTAA